From one Magnolia sinica isolate HGM2019 chromosome 18, MsV1, whole genome shotgun sequence genomic stretch:
- the LOC131232598 gene encoding protein TORMOZ EMBRYO DEFECTIVE — translation MASGSLKRNYHCVPSLQQFYTGGPFAVSSDGSFLTCACDDKIKIVDSSNASIRATLEADTESVTALALSPDDKLLFSASHSRLIRVWDLSSLKCLRSWKGHEGPVMGMACHSSGGLLATAGADRKVLVWDVDGGFCTHYLKGHKGVITSIMFHPDPNCLFLFSGSDDATVRVWDLSTKKCMAVLEKHFSAVTSLALSEDGWTLLSAGRDKVVNLWDLHSYSFKMTVPTYEVLETVCVIHNGTGFSACLNKHNGKKKKTGSPPVCFLTTGERGIVRIWSSEGAVCIYEQRYTDATVSSDEDDVRRGFTSAVILPSDQGLLCVTADQQFLFYCPAESLEGSFHLNLNKRLVGYNEEIVDLKFLGEEEQFLAVATNLEQVRVYDLASMSCSYVLAGHADIVLCLDTCVLSSGKTLIVTGSKDNTVRVWEDNNRCSIGVGTGHMGAVGAVAFSKKRKSFFVSGSYDRTLKVWSLDGLLENGSEVINLKVKAVVAAHDKDINSLAVAPNDNLVCSGSQDRTACIWRLPDLVSVVVLRGHKRGIWSVEFSPVDQCVITSSGDRTIKIWAISDGSCLKTFEGHTSSVLRASFLTRGTQFVSCGADGLVKLWTIKTNECIATYDEHEAKVWALAVGKKTEMLATGGGDAVVNLWHDCTAADKEEAFRREEEGVLKGQEMENAVSVADYTKAIQLAFELRRPHKLFDLFAELCREREAEDQIEKALHVLGKEEIHLLFEYVREWNTKPKLAHVAQFVLFQVFNILPPTEIIEIKGISELLEGLIPYSQRHFSRIDRLLRSTFLLDYTLTGMSVIDPETDSLESKDGSMLHSDDVQASMPFSAEIDGREQNQGSTEVREEKVSSKKRKSSKSRSGAKKFKETKYVDGSAVALQA, via the exons ATGGCGTCTGGGAGCTTGAAGAGGAACTACCACTGCGTGCCTTCTCTCCAGCAGTTCTACACGGGTGGCCCCTTCGCCGTCTCCTCCGACGGCTCGTTTCTAACGTGCGCCTGCGACGACAAGATAAAGATCGTGGACTCGTCGAACGCGTCGATAAGGGCGACCCTGGAAGCGGACACTGAGTCAGTCACCGCGTTGGCTCTGAGTCCCGACGATAAGCTCCTCTTCTCCGCCAGCCATAGCAGGCTTATTAGGGTTTGGGATCTCTCCTCTCTCAAATGCCTGCGTTCTTGGAAG GGGCATGAGGGTCCTGTGATGGGCATGGCCTGTCATTCTTCCGGGGGCTTGCTTGCTACTGCAGGAGCTGATAGGAAAGTTCTTGTTTGGGATGTTGATGGAGGCTTCTGTACACATTACTTGAAAGGTCACAAGGGAGTCATAACGAGCATCATGTTCCATCCTGATCCAAACTGCCTATTT CTGTTCTCTGGAAGTGATGATGCAACTGTTAGAGTTTGGGATCTTTCTACTAAAAAGTGCATGGCGGTGCTAGAAAAGCATTTCTCGGCAGTTACTTCTTTGGCACTATCTGAAGATGGATGGACCTTGCTTAGTGCTGGAAGAGATAAG GTTGTAAATTTATGGGACCTTCATAGCTACAGCTTCAAGATGACTGTGCCAACATATGAAGTGCTTGAAACCGTTTGTGTTATTCACAATGGAACTGGCTTTTCTGCTTGTTTGAACAAGCacaatgggaagaagaagaaaactggcTCACCACCGGTGTGCTTTTTGACTACAGGAGAGCGTGGTATTGTACGAATTTGGAGCTCTGAAGG TGCAGTCTGCATATATGAGCAACGATATACAGATGCCACTGTTAGTTCGGATGAGGATGATGTCAGACGGGGTTTCACATCAGCTGTTATATTACCTTCGGATCAAGGATTGCTCTGTGTCACAGCTGATCAGCAGTTTCTATTCTATTGTCCAGCAGAGTCTCTTGAGGGGTCATTTCACTTAAATCTAAACAAACGGCTTGTTGGTTACAATGAAGAGATTGTGGATCTTAAGTTTTTGGGTGAGGAGGAACAATTTCTTGCCGTAGCTACAAACTTGGAACAG GTGCGAGTGTATGACCTTGCATCCATGTCATGTTCCTATGTATTGGCAGGGCACGCAGACATCGTTCTATGCCTTGACACATGTGTCTTAAGTTCTGGGAAGACACTTATTGTAACTGGAAGCAAGGACAATACT GTTAGAGTATGGGAAGATAACAACAGATGCTCCATAGGTGTTGGTACTGGCCATATGGGAGCCGTTGGAGCTGTGGCTTTTTCAAAGAAGCGGAAGAGTTTTTTTGTCAGTGGTAGCTA TGATCGTACCCTTAAGGTATGGAGTTTGGATGGTCTCTTAGAGAATGGTAGTGAAGTCATTAATCTGAAAGTCAAAGCAGTTGTTGCGGCTCATGATAAAGATATTAATTCTCTTGCTGTGGCGCCAAATGATAATCTTGTTTGCAGTGGTTCCCAG GATCGTACTGCCTGCATATGGAGGCTTCCAGATTTAGTATCAGTTGTAGTACTTAGAGGGCACAAAAGGGGGATTTGGTCCGTAGAATTCTCTCCTGTGGATCAGTGCGTGATAACTTCTTCCGGTGATAGAACAATAAAAATATGGGCCATATCTGATGGTTCGTGCTTAAAAACATTCGAAGGCCATACATCAAGTGTACTGCGAGCCTCTTTCCTTACTCGCGGCACCCagtttgtttcttgtg GTGCTGATGGCTTGGTAAAGCTATGGacaatcaaaacaaatgaatgtatTGCAACCTATGATGAGCATGAGGCCAAG GTTTGGGCATTAGCTGTCGGGAAAAAGACAGAAATGCTTGCAACTGGTGGTGGTGATGCTGTTGTCAATTTGTGGCATGACTGCACTGCTGCAGATAAGGAGGAAGCTTTTCGTAGAGAA GAGGAAGGGGTTCTGAAAGGTCAAGAGATGGAAAATGCTGTATCAGTGGCTGATTATACCAAAGCAATTCAACTTGCATTCGAACTTCGCAGACCCCACAAACTCTTCGATTTATTTGCAGAGCTTTGCAG GGAGAGAGAAGCTGAGGATCAAATAGAGAAAGCTCTCCATGTCCTTGGGAAAGAAGAGATCCATCTGCTTTTTGAATATGTTCGAGAGTGGAATACGAAGCCAAAGCTTGCTCATGTTGCGCAATTTGTGCTTTTCCAGGTTTTCAACATCCTTCCTCCCACTGAGATTATTGAG ATAAAAGGCATTAGTGAGCTCCTTGAAGGTCTCATACCCTACTCACAGAGGCATTTCAGCAGGATAGACAGGCTTCTACGAAGCACCTTTTTATTGGACTACACTCTGACCGGAATGTCTGTTATTGATCCTGAAACTGACTCCTTAGAGTCCAAAGATGGATCCATGTTGCACTCAGATGATGTGCAAGCAAGCATGCCATTCTCGGCTGAAATTGATGGCAGGGAGCAGAATCAGGGTTCGACTGAGGTAAGGGAAGAGAAGGTTTCCTCAAAGAAACGAAAATCAAGCAAATCGAGAAGCGGGGCAAAGAAATTCAAGGAGACCAAATACGTGGATGGATCGGCTGTTGCACTACAGGCCTAA
- the LOC131233352 gene encoding uncharacterized membrane protein At4g09580-like: MEKGAEISNRSGSGESKFPLTFSEMAAASSVVFAFGLGLLCVYLTMPVSDYSFLKLPRSLEDLQILRDHLESYTSDYTIQVLVGYCVVYIFMQTFMIPGTVFMSLLAGALFGVLKGVALVVFAATAGASSCYFLSKQIGKPLVFSLWPDKLSFFQAQVAKRRERLLNYMLFLRVTPTLPNTFINVASPIVDVPYHIFFLATFIGLIPAAFVTVKAGIALGELRSVGDLYDFQSIATLFLIGIASITPTLMSKGSSEKH, translated from the exons ATGGAGAAAGGCGCGGAAATCAGTAACAGAAGCGGTAGCGGCGAATCGAAGTTTCCTTTAACCTTTTCGGAGATGGCCGCTGCTTCTTCGGTCGTTTTCGCATTCGGTTTGGGGCTTTTATGTGTATATCTGACGATGCCAGTTTCGGATTACAGCTTCCTCAAGCTTCCCCGCAGCCTTGAAGATCTACAGATTCTCAG GGATCATCTCGAGAGCTACACAAGTGACTACACCATACAGGTTCTTGTGGGATATTGTGTAGTCTACATTTTTATGCAGACTTTCATGATTCCTGGAACCGTTTTCATGTCTCTACTTGCCGGAGCCCTTTTCGGAGTACTCAAAGGTGTTGCTTTGGTGGTTTTTGCTGCCACTGCTGGTGCTTCTTCTTGCTATTTCCTATCAAAACAGATAGGGAAACCCCTGGTCTTCTCATTGTGGCCTGACAAGCTGAGTTTCTTCCAAGCGCAG GTGGCTAAAAGAAGAGAGAGACTACTGAATTACATGCTCTTTCTAAGAGTTACCCCTACTTTGCCGAATACATTCATCAACGTGGCTTCGCCCATAGTAGATGTGCCTTACCATATTTTCTTCCTTGCAACATTCATTGGGCTCATTCCGGCCGCTTTTGTCACAGTGAAA GCAGGAATTGCTCTTGGAGAACTGAGGTCGGTGGGTGACCTGTATGATTTTCAGTCGATTGCAACCCTGTTCCTCATCGGCATTGCTTCAATCACTCCTACATTGATGAGCAAGGGCAGCTCTGAGAAACATTGA